The following proteins are encoded in a genomic region of Bernardetia sp. MNP-M8:
- a CDS encoding glycosyltransferase family 2 protein: MKLISVIIPAYNCESFIKETLESVFNQSIGIENLEIILINDGSTDNTLSILREYEKQDQITLIDTPNRGVSAARETGRNIAKGEYIQYLDSDDLLTSQKIEIQYKALEENKADIAYGDWQKFSERNNTKTLLDKTERQIEGDEEVALFTDFWCPPATILYSKSIVHKIGSWNMDLPIIQDARYFLDAAIHKGKFVYTEGVMAEYRVSEGTSLSQRHGEVKFVTDVFTNAKQIHELWKAELATRKDKADAIISCYRYCIQVFGLNDEKRLFEEAISKIYEIEPHFIPQKSKGMKYLSSVLGYAKAERLANKYRKVREK; encoded by the coding sequence ATGAAACTCATTTCTGTTATTATTCCTGCTTATAATTGTGAATCTTTTATAAAAGAAACTTTAGAGAGTGTATTTAATCAAAGTATTGGAATAGAAAATCTAGAAATAATACTGATTAATGATGGCTCAACAGATAATACTCTATCTATTTTAAGAGAATATGAGAAGCAAGATCAAATTACTTTGATAGATACACCTAATAGAGGAGTAAGTGCTGCTAGAGAAACAGGTAGAAATATAGCAAAAGGAGAATATATTCAATATTTGGATAGTGATGATTTGCTTACTTCTCAAAAAATAGAAATTCAATATAAAGCATTGGAAGAAAATAAAGCTGATATAGCGTATGGAGATTGGCAAAAATTTTCTGAAAGAAATAATACTAAAACCCTTTTGGATAAAACAGAAAGACAAATAGAAGGAGATGAAGAAGTGGCTCTTTTTACAGACTTTTGGTGTCCTCCTGCGACTATTTTATATTCTAAATCTATTGTCCATAAAATAGGAAGTTGGAACATGGATTTACCAATCATTCAAGATGCTCGTTATTTTTTAGATGCAGCTATTCATAAAGGTAAATTTGTTTATACTGAGGGAGTAATGGCAGAATATAGAGTTTCAGAAGGTACATCACTATCACAACGCCATGGCGAAGTAAAGTTTGTAACTGATGTTTTTACAAATGCCAAACAAATCCATGAGTTATGGAAAGCAGAACTAGCAACTAGAAAAGATAAAGCAGATGCTATTATTTCTTGTTATAGATATTGTATTCAGGTATTTGGATTGAATGATGAAAAAAGACTTTTCGAAGAAGCAATTTCTAAAATTTATGAAATAGAACCTCATTTTATTCCTCAAAAATCAAAAGGAATGAAATATTTGAGTTCTGTTTTAGGCTACGCAAAGGCTGAAAGATTAGCAAACAAATATCGAAAAGTTAGGGAGAAATAA
- a CDS encoding glycosyltransferase — MKIALGVGYYYPDSIGGTEKYVHDLATYLVSQNIEVSIIAPSSSEDCKATGNYSYQNNDVKGKEYTVYRFEVPKELSHEEITDKVICRGWQNFEELLNKLKPDIFHLHTLSTTLNYRHLKIAKEKGIKTLFTAHIPGIICPKGDFIQYPNKVCNGKLHNSTCGYCYAQQRHKNKIVAEVTGTLAKSNFVSSLLEKKIPQFSIVSQKKNTLQELEENTNHIIAVCQWLYNAFLINNVSPNHLKICRQGVSTSYLESQIKTESVELQDDSHNIKIGFIGRLEPIKGLHILLDAYEKVVRENTDIKLELHIVAVKQELHLDYYKQLQEQIKSLPNIIYQESLPAEKVSLFMAKLDYLCIPSTWLETGPIVAYEAFANQIPIIGANIGGLAELVEDNKTGFLYAHNNNNGLKNILLKVAHQTELVRKLKRNLQAPRTTKEVGREMVKIYLSL; from the coding sequence ATGAAAATTGCATTAGGTGTAGGTTATTATTATCCCGATTCTATTGGAGGAACAGAAAAATATGTACACGATTTGGCTACTTATCTTGTTTCTCAAAATATAGAAGTTAGTATTATTGCGCCTAGTTCGTCCGAAGACTGTAAAGCAACAGGAAATTATTCTTATCAAAATAATGATGTAAAAGGAAAAGAATATACAGTATACAGGTTTGAAGTTCCTAAAGAATTAAGCCACGAAGAAATAACAGATAAAGTAATTTGTAGAGGGTGGCAAAATTTTGAAGAGTTATTGAACAAACTAAAACCTGATATTTTTCATTTGCATACACTTTCCACAACACTCAATTATCGTCATCTCAAAATAGCAAAAGAAAAAGGAATCAAAACACTTTTTACGGCACATATCCCAGGTATTATTTGTCCTAAAGGTGATTTTATACAATATCCTAATAAAGTCTGTAATGGGAAACTACACAATTCGACTTGTGGATATTGTTATGCCCAACAGAGACACAAAAATAAAATAGTGGCAGAAGTTACAGGAACGCTTGCTAAATCAAATTTTGTATCTAGTTTATTAGAAAAAAAAATACCTCAATTTAGCATTGTTAGTCAGAAAAAAAACACGCTTCAAGAATTAGAAGAAAATACAAATCATATTATTGCAGTTTGTCAGTGGCTCTACAATGCCTTTTTGATAAATAATGTTTCTCCAAATCATTTGAAAATTTGTAGACAAGGAGTAAGTACAAGCTACTTAGAAAGTCAAATTAAAACAGAAAGCGTAGAGCTGCAAGATGATTCTCACAACATCAAAATAGGTTTTATTGGAAGACTAGAACCCATAAAAGGACTTCATATTTTGTTAGATGCCTATGAAAAAGTAGTGAGAGAAAATACAGATATAAAACTTGAACTTCATATTGTAGCCGTCAAGCAAGAGCTTCACCTTGATTATTACAAGCAACTACAAGAACAAATAAAATCTTTGCCTAATATAATTTATCAAGAAAGTCTACCAGCAGAAAAGGTAAGTCTATTTATGGCAAAACTAGACTATCTATGTATTCCTTCTACGTGGCTAGAAACAGGTCCTATTGTAGCTTATGAAGCTTTTGCAAATCAAATTCCGATTATTGGGGCAAATATTGGAGGTTTGGCAGAACTTGTTGAAGATAATAAAACAGGATTTTTGTATGCACACAACAATAATAATGGACTTAAAAATATACTACTAAAAGTAGCTCATCAAACAGAATTAGTTCGTAAACTTAAAAGAAACCTGCAAGCTCCTAGAACTACGAAAGAGGTAGGAAGAGAAATGGTGAAAATATATTTATCTTTGTGA
- the cmk gene encoding (d)CMP kinase, which produces MSHSNQDIQTKNIIIAIDGYSGCGKSSTAKTVASRLSYAYIDTGAMYRAVTLYFYRHRIEHTDKEQVRKALTSILLEFKFDEETKSSHIFLNGENVESLIRQMHISERVSQVSTIAEVRHFLVAQQRLMGNNKGIVMDGRDIGTVVFPNAELKVFMTAQVATRALRRQKELEGLGQNVELSEIINNLEKRDLIDSTRQESPLRKADDAIEIDTTNLEFEEQVERVLELMNEKIFKTIS; this is translated from the coding sequence ATGAGTCACTCTAATCAGGATATACAAACTAAAAACATCATCATTGCCATTGATGGTTACTCAGGCTGTGGTAAGAGTAGCACTGCAAAAACTGTCGCTTCTCGTTTAAGTTATGCCTATATTGATACAGGAGCTATGTATAGAGCTGTAACACTCTATTTTTATCGTCATCGTATCGAACATACAGACAAAGAACAGGTCAGAAAAGCACTCACTTCTATTTTATTAGAATTTAAGTTTGATGAAGAAACTAAAAGTAGCCATATTTTTTTAAATGGCGAAAATGTAGAATCACTTATTCGTCAAATGCACATTTCAGAGCGTGTAAGTCAGGTAAGTACGATTGCAGAAGTGCGTCATTTCTTGGTGGCACAGCAGCGTTTGATGGGAAATAACAAAGGTATTGTTATGGATGGAAGAGATATCGGAACAGTTGTCTTTCCTAATGCAGAGCTTAAAGTATTTATGACGGCACAAGTGGCTACTAGAGCTTTACGTCGTCAAAAGGAATTGGAAGGTTTAGGACAAAATGTAGAGCTTTCTGAAATCATTAATAATCTTGAAAAGCGAGATTTGATAGATTCTACTCGTCAGGAAAGTCCTCTTCGTAAAGCTGATGATGCTATTGAAATCGATACTACCAATTTAGAATTTGAAGAGCAGGTGGAGAGAGTTTTAGAGTTAATGAATGAAAAAATATTTAAAACTATAAGTTAA
- a CDS encoding NAD-dependent epimerase/dehydratase family protein, with translation MTTISPSNTSIKNKAKMIESFDWVILGGGAVIQEFYIPVFQILQTDLDLKENISIIEPSEKEQEKLNHFGVNVVQEDFESFLNKYTPKKDRPTLVIIALPNFLHFKAMQICIEKGLDVLCEKPLTLDKESSLELYEQAKQKNVIVAAAMVRRKLASLKSLQFIVENNIIGNIKEIKVADGGNFAWVADSYDFYNGKNGGVLADMGIHYLDMLYSLFGDLEPIEYQEDWKGRTEANCTYSLKTKENVPVTLEFSRTHTLKNRLEIIGENGKAWIAKDNFEKAFFQNKKDLSVRTLRNEEPFSASDLLTHTFEAAFVQQIYDFAQAVKAKKEGEKEINYVDAKQASKTVALVEWAYKKRNTSTSFISKEASKYFITGGTGFIGTALINRLAEEGHQITAPVRHYRNCASISRWENVEMPRLNLLDYEAVKEATKGKEYIFHLAVAADGSNAYEVNVNGTKNLVKAATENGVKGIVITSTMNVYGFPTSPATNGVVDESWNDKKVVPAGQNYGATKAVMQKWALNWAKKHPELHLSIVNPTCVYGVEGKTYTTLPYFLRDVNRFTWINNGQGIANYVYIDNLLEAMLLALHTPKAHGENYIINDGYTTWKEFLTPLLLDKAQNIPSLTKNELEKGSFTKSENLIVTAKSLLGSYEMMEIINRNPSLKSLKKIALSITPNVKQTVYQHRENTADFTSIMKPSEPTFNPPNWLNSLFADTPTKFSSQKAKDQLNWNPKIDFQEGMELTTKWLKEQVFLDVE, from the coding sequence ATGACTACAATTTCTCCTTCTAATACAAGCATAAAAAATAAAGCAAAAATGATTGAAAGTTTTGATTGGGTTATACTAGGAGGTGGAGCTGTCATTCAAGAATTCTATATTCCAGTTTTTCAAATTCTACAAACAGATTTAGACCTAAAAGAGAATATATCTATCATAGAACCTTCTGAAAAAGAGCAAGAAAAATTGAATCATTTTGGTGTGAATGTAGTTCAAGAAGATTTTGAAAGCTTTTTGAATAAGTATACTCCAAAGAAAGATAGACCAACATTAGTAATTATTGCATTACCTAATTTTTTGCATTTTAAGGCAATGCAAATCTGTATTGAAAAAGGACTTGATGTTTTGTGTGAAAAACCTCTGACTTTGGATAAAGAGAGTTCTTTAGAGCTTTATGAGCAAGCAAAACAAAAAAATGTAATTGTAGCTGCTGCCATGGTTAGAAGAAAATTAGCAAGTCTGAAATCATTACAGTTTATTGTTGAGAATAATATAATAGGAAATATAAAAGAGATAAAAGTAGCTGATGGAGGAAATTTTGCTTGGGTAGCTGATAGTTATGATTTTTATAATGGAAAAAATGGAGGCGTTTTGGCTGATATGGGTATTCATTATTTGGATATGTTATATAGCCTTTTTGGAGACTTAGAACCTATTGAATATCAAGAAGATTGGAAAGGGAGAACAGAAGCAAATTGTACCTATTCTCTTAAAACAAAAGAAAATGTTCCTGTTACTTTAGAGTTTTCTCGTACACATACGTTAAAAAATAGACTTGAAATAATTGGAGAGAATGGGAAAGCATGGATAGCAAAAGATAATTTTGAAAAAGCATTCTTTCAAAACAAAAAAGATTTATCTGTTCGCACACTACGAAATGAAGAACCTTTTTCAGCTTCTGATCTACTTACTCATACATTTGAAGCTGCCTTTGTACAACAAATTTATGACTTTGCTCAAGCAGTAAAAGCTAAAAAAGAAGGTGAAAAAGAAATTAACTATGTGGATGCTAAGCAAGCCTCAAAAACAGTAGCTTTAGTAGAATGGGCATACAAAAAACGAAATACTTCTACTTCTTTTATAAGTAAAGAGGCTAGTAAATACTTCATTACAGGAGGAACAGGTTTCATAGGAACAGCTTTAATAAATCGTTTGGCAGAAGAAGGACATCAAATCACTGCACCTGTCAGACATTACCGAAATTGTGCTTCTATTTCAAGATGGGAAAATGTAGAAATGCCTCGTCTAAACTTATTAGATTATGAAGCTGTAAAAGAAGCTACAAAAGGAAAAGAGTATATTTTTCATTTGGCAGTAGCTGCTGATGGAAGTAATGCCTATGAAGTAAATGTAAATGGAACAAAAAATTTAGTAAAAGCTGCAACAGAAAATGGAGTAAAAGGAATAGTCATTACAAGTACTATGAATGTATATGGATTTCCTACATCACCAGCTACAAATGGAGTTGTCGATGAGTCTTGGAATGATAAAAAAGTAGTTCCTGCGGGGCAAAATTATGGTGCGACTAAAGCTGTTATGCAAAAATGGGCGTTAAACTGGGCAAAAAAACACCCAGAATTACATCTTTCTATCGTAAATCCGACGTGTGTATATGGAGTAGAGGGCAAAACTTATACAACACTGCCTTATTTTTTAAGAGATGTAAATCGTTTTACTTGGATAAACAATGGACAAGGAATTGCAAATTATGTCTATATTGATAATCTTTTAGAAGCAATGTTACTAGCCTTGCATACACCAAAGGCACATGGCGAAAATTATATTATCAATGATGGATATACGACTTGGAAAGAGTTTTTGACTCCTCTTCTATTAGATAAAGCTCAGAATATTCCTTCTCTGACGAAAAATGAACTAGAAAAAGGAAGTTTTACTAAATCAGAAAATCTTATAGTTACAGCCAAAAGTCTGCTTGGAAGTTATGAAATGATGGAAATCATAAATCGTAATCCTTCTTTGAAATCACTCAAAAAAATAGCTTTATCAATTACACCAAACGTAAAGCAAACAGTCTATCAACATAGAGAAAATACAGCAGATTTTACTTCTATAATGAAGCCAAGTGAACCAACTTTCAATCCTCCAAACTGGCTCAATAGTTTATTTGCTGATACTCCAACAAAATTCTCTTCTCAAAAAGCAAAAGACCAATTGAATTGGAATCCAAAAATTGATTTTCAAGAAGGAATGGAACTGACGACAAAATGGCTTAAAGAACAAGTATTTTTAGATGTAGAATAA
- a CDS encoding glycosyltransferase family 2 protein translates to MKTPLISIIIPCYNGEHFIENAIHSCIQETYQNVEIIVIDDGSKDTSKKVVENLSHQLSQIKPIFQENKGVCAARNAGLEIAKGDFFIFLDADDILLPNSIFHLVELQKETNTDVVVGLTTLNTKKELLKNDFSFFEYLDNPIASLIKKWWPISAVMVRNNKIKWDETMKVWEVVDYFFRLLLEYNFSCTFTDYYVSQINDYENEDRITTAYNHYEPINSAKFFARLYQMLKQNNKIDYQKTEALNYQLMNFVYQAFQNNLTIEKYIYQSIQRKQLKTASNFKSTGLTGWCYFFGVEKGMKLFFQANKVKSLFIK, encoded by the coding sequence ATGAAAACGCCTTTGATTTCTATAATTATTCCTTGTTATAATGGAGAACATTTTATAGAAAATGCTATACACTCTTGTATTCAGGAAACATATCAGAATGTAGAAATAATAGTTATTGATGATGGCTCTAAAGATACTTCTAAGAAAGTAGTTGAAAATTTATCACACCAATTATCTCAAATCAAACCTATCTTTCAAGAAAACAAAGGTGTTTGTGCTGCCCGAAATGCAGGATTAGAAATTGCTAAAGGAGATTTCTTTATCTTTTTAGATGCTGATGATATTCTACTTCCTAATTCAATTTTTCATCTCGTAGAATTACAAAAAGAGACAAATACTGATGTTGTAGTAGGGCTTACAACACTAAATACAAAGAAAGAACTTTTAAAAAATGATTTTTCTTTTTTTGAATATTTAGACAACCCAATAGCAAGTCTTATAAAAAAATGGTGGCCTATTTCTGCTGTAATGGTGAGAAACAATAAAATAAAATGGGATGAAACCATGAAAGTATGGGAAGTAGTAGATTATTTCTTCAGACTTCTGCTAGAGTATAATTTTTCTTGTACTTTTACAGACTATTACGTCAGCCAAATAAACGACTATGAAAATGAGGATAGAATCACAACAGCTTATAATCATTATGAGCCAATTAATTCAGCAAAGTTTTTTGCTCGTCTTTATCAAATGTTGAAACAAAATAATAAAATTGATTATCAAAAGACAGAAGCTCTTAATTATCAACTTATGAATTTTGTATATCAAGCATTTCAAAACAATTTGACTATTGAAAAATATATCTATCAAAGCATACAAAGAAAACAACTCAAAACAGCTTCCAACTTCAAAAGCACAGGACTAACAGGCTGGTGTTATTTTTTTGGTGTAGAAAAAGGAATGAAATTGTTTTTTCAAGCTAATAAAGTAAAATCATTATTTATAAAATAG
- a CDS encoding glycosyltransferase — protein MMENKESKKVKVIHAHPGAGIFVRQSALSYLENDMLEYFLTTFVSHEKYFLSNFITKIVPQLKRDISRKAINELPFEKLKLYPYRELIRLFSSRYASPMVTHHIWEWSELAFDNWVASVIAQESKKQKIDAIHVYEHAALSSLQKAKQKGIFTIFEQPSQHHSFFAPIVKQQLEKYPELRSDETNILVDKKYDKYNQRKDEELQLADLVICNSSFTKRTLIAADIDDKKIQVIPHGFPKILTEINTDNKSKLGATKQKPVIFLNAGTQNLRKGVHLLYNAWRKANFSSQEAELWLIGRSSLPKNLTHDLQGSVKIKDSIPRDELMQLYKEADVFVLPTLADGFAMVISESMSQGVPVITTQNSMAPDFITHQKNGWIVPVGDEDALLQQMKWCVENRNLLPKIGYEAIQTAKNWQWENFRNKTATTVKEQILIHHDKQRTK, from the coding sequence ATGATGGAAAATAAAGAGAGTAAAAAAGTAAAAGTTATACATGCCCACCCAGGAGCTGGTATTTTTGTAAGACAATCAGCTTTGTCTTATCTAGAAAATGATATGCTAGAGTATTTCTTGACTACTTTTGTATCTCATGAAAAATATTTTCTATCCAATTTTATTACAAAAATAGTTCCCCAGCTCAAAAGAGATATAAGTCGGAAAGCAATTAATGAATTACCTTTCGAAAAACTAAAATTATATCCTTACAGAGAATTAATTCGCCTTTTTTCAAGTCGTTATGCTTCTCCTATGGTTACTCATCATATTTGGGAGTGGTCAGAACTTGCCTTTGATAATTGGGTAGCAAGTGTAATTGCACAAGAGTCTAAAAAACAAAAAATTGATGCAATTCATGTCTATGAACATGCTGCTCTATCTAGTCTTCAAAAAGCAAAGCAAAAAGGAATCTTTACTATTTTCGAACAACCTAGCCAGCACCATTCTTTCTTTGCTCCCATTGTTAAACAACAGCTAGAAAAGTATCCTGAACTACGATCTGATGAAACTAATATTTTAGTAGATAAAAAATATGATAAGTACAATCAGCGAAAAGATGAAGAGCTTCAGTTAGCTGATTTAGTAATCTGTAATTCGTCTTTTACTAAGCGTACTCTTATTGCTGCTGATATTGATGATAAAAAAATACAAGTTATTCCTCATGGATTTCCCAAAATTTTAACAGAAATAAATACAGATAATAAATCAAAATTAGGAGCAACAAAGCAAAAACCAGTTATTTTTCTAAATGCAGGAACTCAAAATCTTCGGAAAGGTGTACATTTGTTGTATAATGCGTGGCGAAAAGCAAATTTTTCATCACAAGAAGCTGAATTGTGGCTCATTGGCAGAAGCTCTTTGCCTAAAAATCTGACACACGACTTACAAGGAAGTGTCAAGATTAAAGATAGCATTCCTAGAGATGAATTGATGCAACTTTATAAAGAAGCTGATGTTTTTGTACTGCCTACTTTAGCTGATGGTTTTGCCATGGTTATTTCTGAATCTATGTCGCAAGGTGTACCTGTAATTACTACTCAAAATAGTATGGCACCTGATTTTATAACACATCAAAAAAATGGTTGGATTGTGCCAGTAGGAGATGAAGATGCTTTATTACAACAAATGAAATGGTGTGTAGAAAACAGAAATTTGCTTCCCAAAATAGGCTATGAAGCCATACAAACAGCCAAAAATTGGCAGTGGGAAAATTTTAGAAACAAAACAGCTACAACAGTAAAAGAACAGATTTTGATTCATCATGACAAACAAAGAACTAAATAA
- a CDS encoding glycosyltransferase family 4 protein: protein MKKLAIITTHPIQYYAPIFKLLSDRKKIEICVFYTWGKDALKDKFDKGFGKKIEWDIPLLEGYKYQFLENIAEDKGSHHFKGIDNPIIIQEIKNYNPDAILVFGWSYKSHLKVIRHFKNKTPIWFRGDSHLLDEISFPKKIARKVFLTWLYSHIDKAFFVGTNNKNYYQQAALNDKKLTFAPHAIDNSRFKPTEKNTELAKQWRKELGIKETELVWLFAGKFEPKKSPLLLLEAFIQRQNEKKEQEKNKEYLIFLGNGELENELKQKSESYQNIYFLPFQNQSKMPIVYLLCDVFVLPSKGAGETWGLAINEAMAAKKAVIASTKVGCAVDLIQSDKENNENGFVFQSENIESLKEAMNKIKSQQQAKEMGEISYQIIQNWSFEKIAEKLEDSFF from the coding sequence ATGAAAAAACTAGCCATTATTACCACTCATCCAATTCAGTATTATGCACCTATTTTCAAATTGCTTTCTGATCGAAAAAAGATAGAAATCTGTGTCTTTTATACGTGGGGAAAAGATGCCTTAAAAGATAAATTTGATAAAGGTTTTGGCAAAAAAATAGAATGGGATATTCCTCTTTTGGAAGGATATAAGTATCAGTTTTTAGAAAACATAGCAGAAGATAAAGGCTCACATCACTTTAAAGGAATTGATAACCCAATTATTATTCAAGAAATTAAAAACTATAATCCTGATGCAATTTTGGTTTTTGGTTGGAGCTATAAAAGTCATTTGAAAGTTATTCGTCATTTCAAAAATAAAACTCCTATTTGGTTTCGTGGCGATTCTCATCTATTAGATGAAATTTCATTTCCAAAAAAGATAGCTCGTAAAGTCTTTCTTACTTGGCTCTATTCTCATATTGATAAAGCATTTTTTGTCGGAACAAATAATAAAAATTACTACCAACAGGCAGCATTAAATGACAAAAAACTCACTTTTGCTCCACACGCCATCGACAACTCTCGCTTTAAACCAACAGAAAAAAACACAGAATTAGCAAAACAATGGAGAAAAGAATTAGGGATAAAAGAAACTGAATTAGTATGGCTTTTTGCAGGAAAATTTGAACCCAAAAAATCACCTCTATTACTTTTAGAAGCATTTATTCAAAGGCAAAATGAAAAAAAAGAGCAAGAAAAAAATAAAGAATATTTGATTTTCTTAGGAAATGGAGAATTAGAAAACGAACTAAAACAAAAATCAGAATCATATCAAAATATTTATTTTTTGCCTTTTCAGAATCAATCTAAAATGCCAATTGTTTATCTGTTGTGTGATGTGTTTGTGCTTCCTTCAAAAGGTGCTGGCGAAACTTGGGGGCTTGCCATCAATGAGGCAATGGCAGCCAAAAAAGCAGTTATTGCCAGTACAAAAGTAGGTTGTGCAGTAGATTTGATTCAATCAGACAAAGAAAATAATGAAAATGGTTTTGTTTTTCAAAGTGAAAATATAGAATCTTTGAAAGAAGCTATGAATAAAATTAAATCGCAACAACAAGCAAAAGAAATGGGTGAAATATCTTATCAAATTATTCAAAATTGGTCGTTTGAGAAAATTGCTGAAAAATTAGAAGATTCTTTTTTTTAA